A window of the Vigna angularis cultivar LongXiaoDou No.4 chromosome 3, ASM1680809v1, whole genome shotgun sequence genome harbors these coding sequences:
- the LOC108326477 gene encoding U-box domain-containing protein 43 has protein sequence MAGLELVPIGTILTLVTSQILKTAQAASDVLVGKESFKALSKHLFDIEPVLKELQLQELNDSQAARVALESLEADVKKANNLVEKYRNRGRFYLLIKCRSIVEEVEQVTRDIGKSLAALSIANTEVLSRISDQVNRLQNEMQRVEFEASQSQIQVVDKLNQGLREQKLDQAFANDMLEEIARAVGVPVEPSEISKELASIRKEKEEASERKERAECVLLDQIIQLLSRADAARDYEEVERQYFERVKVIERYGSREKYIPPLNSFHCSITGAVMEDPVSLCTGTTCERHAIEAWFSDGNRKDPETKVVLEDTTLRSNIPLRQSIEEWRELNYCLIIRSIRENLLSSSDLQESLTQMQDLVRKNSINKDWISIGELTDNVISILGSSDDKEVKRKILITLKDAVEGNTRNKEKVAESRGWDHVLSCLGSDSSISKEAIDLLYELLQEQSGWNQYLCKRLCENRTAVLSLVALLKNLSGHSTEVAEKILTKLFELNEETITIAANFGWYKPLVDRMIEGPDSRISMAKAIVNLELNTSNLKLLGNEGVIPPLLEMLSGSAESKDLSLSALIKLAGSHANKGIIATSGGVPLILDLMFSPRTRAFIIIKCSEIIEKLSSNGDGICFFVDGEGKQIELDSIITKVLALQQSFSLGPNIRKPALRALLGICKFETDLVKKAILAANGVSLILPLLDDPDSEIRETSIILLYLFSQHEPEGVVEYLFKPRRLEALIGFLENEENDNVQMAAAGLLANLPKSERELTMKLIELGGLDAIISILKTGKMEAKENALSALFRFTDPTDIESQQDLVKRGIYPLLVDFLNTGSVTAKARAAAFIGDLSMSTPKLTVIPKPTGCWLFRSSRVPLCPAHGSVCSVNSTFCLLEAKALPGLIKLLHGEVHATAYEAIQTLSTLVLEEFPQRGARVLHENNTIRSLLDILNWGTDSLKAEALGLLEKVFVSKEMVEYYGTTARSRLIGLTGMNIYGDSHLRRKAAKVLSLLERYSKSSSSAISGVLE, from the exons ATGGCTGGGTTGGAGCTCGTTCCCATAGGTACAATTCTGACATTGGTAACTTCACAAATCTTGAAAACAGCTCAAGCAGCATCTGATGTTCTTGTTGGTAAAGAAAGTTTCAAGGCCCTTTCAAAACATCTATTTGATATTGAGCCAGTGCTGAAGGAATTGCAGCTTCAAGAATTGAATGACTCTCAAGCCGCAAGGGTTGCTCTGGAGTCTCTTGAAGCGGATGTTAAGAAGGCAAATAATTTGGTGGAAAAGTATAGGAACCGTGGCCGCTTTTACTTATTGATTAAGTGTCGATCAATTGTTGAGGAGGTTGAACAAGTCACAAGGGATATTGGAAAGTCTCTAGCTGCATTGTCTATTGCAAATACTGAAGTCCTatcaagaatttctgatcagGTCAACAGATTGCAAAATGAGATGCAAAGGGTGGAGTTTGAGGCTTCCCAGTCCCAGATTCAAGTTGTTGACAAGTTAAACCAGGGACTTAGAGAACAGAAACTGGATCAGGCTTTTGCAAATGACATGTTAGAGGAGATAGCAAGGGCAGTTGGGGTGCCAGTGGAACCCTCGGAAATAAGCAAAGAGTTGGCTAGCATtaggaaggaaaaagaagaagcttctgaaagaaaagaaagagctGAATGTGTTCTTTTGGATCAGATCATTCAGTTACTCTCTCGAGCTGATGCTGCAAGGGATTATGAAGAAGTAGAGAGGCAATACTTTGAAAGGGTTAAGGTGATAGAGAGATATGGTTCAAGGGAAAAATATATCCCCCCACTCAATTCTTTCCATTGTTCTATTACTGGAGCTGTTATGGAAGATCCTGTCAGCCTTTGCACTGGTACTACATGTGAGAGACATGCTATTGAAGCTTGGTTTTCCGATGGCAACAGGAAAGACCCAGAAACTAAAGTTGTTCTTGAAGATACTACATTGAGGTCTAACATTCCTCTAAGACAATCTATTGAAGAATGGAGAGAACTTAATTATTGTCTGATAATAAGGTCTATCAGAGAAAATTTGTTATCATCTTCTGACCTGCAAGAATCCTTGACCCAAATGCAGGATCTTGTAAGAAAGAATTCTATTAACAAGGATTGGATTTCTATAGGAGAGCTTACTGATAATGTTATCTCTATCCTCGGGAGCTCTGATGACAAAGAAGTAAAGAGGAAGATTTTGATAACTTTGAAGGATGCTGTTGAGGGGAATACAAGAAACAAG gAGAAAGTGGCTGAATCTCGAGGATGGGATCACGTTCTTTCCTGCTTAGGGAGTGACTCTAGCATTTCCAAGGAAGCAATTGATCTGCTATATGAACTGCTTCAAGAACAATCTGGTTGGAATCAATATCTCTGTAAAAGGCTTTGTGAAAATCGCACTGCAGTTTTGTCCCTTGTTGCCCTTCTAAAGAATCTTTCCGGCCATTCTACCGAAGTTGCCGAAAAGATTTTGACGAAGCTTTTTGAACTAAACGAGGAAACCATTACTATTGCTGCTAATTTTGGCTGGTATAAACCTCTTGTTGATCGCATGATTGAAG GACCAGATTCAAGAATATCAATGGCAAAAGCCATTGTTAATTTGGAGTTGAATACTTCAAACTTGAAACTCCTTGGCAACGAAGGAGTTATACCTCCTTTGCTAGAAATGCTGTCGGGAAGCGCTGAATCAAAAGACTTGTCATTGTCAGCCCTGATTAAATTAGCAGGATCTCATGCTAATAAAGGAATTATTGCTACATCTGGAGGAGTTCCTCTTATTCTAGATTTAATGTTCTCTCCTCGGACACGGGCATTCATCATCATTAAATGCTCTGAAATCATTGAGAAGCTTTCTTCAAATGGTGATGGAATTTGTTTCTTCGTTGATGGAGAGGGGAAACAGATTGAGTTAGATTCCATCATCACCAAAGTACTAGCTTTGCAGCAGAGTTTCAGCTTAGGTCCTAACATACGTAAGCCTGCACTGCGTGCACTTCTTGGCATTTGCAAGTTTGAGACTGATTTGGTTAAGAAAGCAATTCTTGCAGCCAACGGTGTATCTCTAATTCTTCCACTTCTTGATGATCCCGACTCAGAAATCAGAGAGACCTCCATAATTCTACtctatcttttctctcaacACGAGCCAGAAGGAGTAGTTGAATACCTCTTCAAGCCTAGAAGGCTTGAAGCCTTGATTGGATTTCTTGAGAATGAGGAGAATGATAATGTACAGATGGCTGCTGCTGGTTTACTTGCTAACCTGCCAAAATCAGAACGAGAACTCACTATGAAGCTGATTGAGCTGGGTGGACTTGACGCAATCATAAGCATTTTGAAAACTGGCAAAATGGAAGCAAAAGAAAATGCTCTCAGTGCACTCTTCAGGTTCACAGACCCTACAGATATTGAGTCACAGCAAGATCTGGTTAAACGCGGAATATACCCTTTGCTTGTAGATTTTCTCAACACTGGTTCAGTCACGGCAAAGGCAAGAGCAGCAGCTTTCATTGGTGATCTTTCGATGAGCACTCCAAAGCTCACAGTTATTCCGAAGCCAACTGGTTGCTGGCTTTTCAGATCATCACGTGTTCCTTTGTGTCCAGCACATGGGAGTGTATGCAGTGTGAACAGCACATTTTGTCTTTTGGAGGCTAAGGCTTTACCTGGCTTGATAAAGCTATTACATGGGGAGGTTCATGCAACTGCTTATGAAGCAATACAGACACTTTCCACATTGGTTTTGGAAGAATTTCCTCAAAGGGGAGCTCGTGTCTTGCATGAGAATAATACAATAAGATCCTTATTGGACATTTTGAACTGGGGAACTGATTCTCTCAAGGCAGAAGCTCTAGGACTGTTAGAGAAGGTGTTTGTGTCAAAGGAAATGGTAGAATACTATGGAACAACAGCTAGATCACGTCTTATTGGTTTGACTGGCATGAATATATATGGAGATAGTCACCTCAGGAGAAAGGCTGCCAAAGTACTATCATTGCTTGAACGCTATTCAAAGTCATCATCATCTGCCATCTCCGGTGTTCTGGAGTGA
- the LOC108325058 gene encoding CBL-interacting serine/threonine-protein kinase 4: MEPPLQHQPSPPPSPRSLTILGKYQLTRLLGRGSFAKVYQARSLIDGATFAVKIIDKSKTVDAGMEPRIIREIDAMRRLHHHPNILKIHEVMATKTKIHLIVELAAGGELFARISRRGRLPESTARRYFQQLVSALRFCHRNGVAHRDLKPQNLLLDGEGNLKVSDFGLSALPEHLKNGLLHTACGTPAYTAPEILRQNGGYDGSKADAWSCGLILYVFLAGYLPFDDTNIPAMYKKISRRDYQFPDWISKPARYVIYKLLDPNPETRMGLEALFGNPWFKKSLKPETAEESAFGWDNVYVKGCYYEGVKCSGVNAFDIISMSSGLNLTRLFETTSDGGSRREKRFTSSARVEVVEEKLKEVGGILGFKVEAGKAINGAIALLKGKVALVFEVLQIVPDQLLLVAVKVVEGALEFEEHHWGDWKNALQDLVLSWHNDES, from the coding sequence ATGGAACCGCCATTGCAACACCAACCATCACCGCCACCGTCACCACGCTCCCTCACCATCCTTGGGAAATACCAGCTGACTCGCCTCCTCGGGCGTGGAAGCTTCGCCAAGGTCTATCAGGCACGATCCCTAATTGACGGCGCCACCTTCGCCGTCAAAATTATTGACAAATCCAAAACCGTCGATGCTGGCATGGAGCCCCGCATAATCCGCGAGATTGACGCCATGCGCcgcctccaccaccaccctaaCATCCTTAAAATCCACGAGGTTATGGCCACAAAGACCAAAATCCACCTCATCGTGGAGCTTGCCGCCGGAGGCGAGCTCTTCGCTAGAATCTCCCGTCGCGGCCGTTTGCCGGAGTCCACAGCGCGCCGATACTTCCAGCAGCTGGTCTCCGCGCTCCGGTTCTGCCACCGCAACGGTGTGGCGCACCGCGACCTCAAGCCGCAGAACCTCCTCCTCGACGGCGAAGGAAACCTCAAAGTCTCCGACTTCGGCCTCTCCGCTCTGCCGGAGCATCTCAAGAACGGCCTTCTCCACACCGCATGCGGTACGCCAGCGTACACAGCGCCCGAGATACTCCGCCAGAACGGCGGCTACGACGGGTCCAAGGCCGACGCCTGGTCCTGCGGCCTCATTCTCTACGTCTTCCTCGCCGGCTACCTTCCGTTCGACGACACGAACATTCCGGCGATGTACAAGAAGATTTCCCGGAGAGATTACCAGTTCCCTGACTGGATATCAAAACCGGCACGCtatgttatatataaattactgGACCCGAACCCAGAAACAAGAATGGGTTTGGAGGCTCTGTTTGGGAACCCGTGGTTCAAGAAATCATTGAAACCGGAAACGGCGGAGGAAAGCGCGTTTGGGTGGGATAACGTTTATGTGAAGGGTTGTTATTACGAAGGGGTTAAGTGTTCGGGTGTGAACGCTTTTGATATAATATCGATGTCTTCGGGGTTGAATTTAACAAGGCTGTTCGAAACGACGTCGGATGGGGGTAGTAGGAGGGAGAAGAGATTCACTTCGAGTGCTCGCGTGGAGGTGGTGGAGGAGAAGCTTAAGGAAGTGGGTGGGATTTTGGGGTTTAAGGTTGAGGCTGGGAAAGCCATTAACGGTGCAATTGCATTGTTGAAAGGAAAGGTGGCTTTAGTGTTCGAGGTGCTTCAGATTGTACCGGATCAGCTTCTTCTGGTGGCCGTGAAGGTCGTGGAGGGTGCGTTAGAGTTTGAGGAGCATCACTGGGGTGATTGGAAAAATGCCTTGCAAGATCTCGTCCTCTCTTGGCACAACGATGAATCATGA